Proteins encoded in a region of the Globicephala melas chromosome 1, mGloMel1.2, whole genome shotgun sequence genome:
- the H3-3A gene encoding histone H3.3, whose translation MARTKQTARKSTGGKAPRKQLATKAARKSAPSTGGVKKPHRYRPGTVALREIRRYQKSTELLIRKLPFQRLVREIAQDFKTDLRFQSAAIGALQEASEAYLVGLFEDTNLCAIHAKRVTIMPKDIQLARRIRGERA comes from the exons ATGGCTCGTACAAAGCAGACTGCCCGCAAATCGACCGGTGGTAAAGCACCGAGGAAGCAACTGGCTACGAAAGCCGCTCGCAAGAGTGCGCCCTCTACTGGAGGGGTGAAGAAACCTCATCGTTACAG gccTGGTACCGTGGCACTCCGTGAAATTAGACGTTATCAGAAGTCCACTGAACTTCTGATTCGCAAACTTCCCTTCCAGCGTCTGGTGCGGGAAATTGCTCAGGACTTCAAAACAGATCTGCGCTTCCAGAGTGCAGCTATTGGTGCTTTGCAG GAGGCAAGTGAGGCCTATCTGGTTGGCCTTTTTGAAGACACCAACCTGTGTGCTATCCATGCCAAACGTGTAACGATTATGCCAAAAGACATCCAGCTAGCACGCCGCATACGTGGAGAACGTGCTTAA